The Oncorhynchus tshawytscha isolate Ot180627B linkage group LG30, Otsh_v2.0, whole genome shotgun sequence genome includes a region encoding these proteins:
- the stk36 gene encoding serine/threonine-protein kinase 36 isoform X3, producing MDLYHVLEMIGEGSFGRVYKGRKKFSGQVVALKFIPKVGRSEKELRNLKREIDIMRGLEHPNIVLLLDSFETEREVVVVTEYAEGELFQILEDDGNLPESQVRDIACQLVSALYYLHSHRILHRDMKPQNILLGKGGVVKLCDFGFARAMSVSTLVLTSIKGTPLYMSPELVEEKPYDHTADLWSLGCILYELHTGAPPFYTNSIFQLVQLIVRDPVKWPDTMSQTCMTFLKGLLTKDPQKRLSWPHILKHPFVADGVLVLSDPVVSSPLTVAASPDLQVLKLQQAVQKAAPHGGEGRLLRKAREQRDKRNRQVGNGKTESSSRALSRTAPVVKPLSKDSLVAPSDGLDQDLSQLTANLSLTPKQSAIEISTNRGQISRDYEQGFPSVDVGPRKALRRPETQERGQVRTSLSAVRLHSQDVDSDEEWERLIQQTSVSSGQTIQIIPRLKEKLLTSKTLLLDGILEGACQIRQPLKVLSNLILTSDSEDSHRLRQEVGLPHFLFNLVQDIVENPVVVKQPWSVTVLGEVIVLLLNYWERHRDWQQAENRLEDYAMPFFKILLRPDPNPLAPLAAAILAIFSQCGVSVVVSMDRITAQLNKLLSDSDEPRVPLPSGWGFCDGFLSLVLHTLTEHESPPHSASLDPSILRLLWVKVGTSLEKTSARTKFCSSNGLYVFLSLALFVLTRDPYCCVPLFSDSDTNCILTLGHLLTTDCLSRPSDETHGQLWGCDSSVNSLSMLSCHLLCFPFALDLSSETMDRLLQLYHSAGIVSGLLQVIQSVPPSLLELPLSLLCRLLLCDPGRSVPCFTAAARAQGFFSPPSSDPKEDRRDQAPASRVRDQAGHPVSVSRTASSLLSDLLKPESEALWGSAVELFTLLSQVARCSPRSRPSTPHLYLEPAPLHQALAHPDDRVRAAACSLLGNLDPFTPHTPPSTSDPQWTRLQPAILRDIIGCLHDPSTSVRRMACKAVGNWLGLIGKAEFRTRRANGRENSSAPITARDRKKGKPDKTVSAQSLVGDGGDSSTTLKQQVADQGDGRGWVAEANWATTELLSLIADPDALTRRHCCAALGNMAAVEGGVASLLEGDVPLLLLQAACTDSQHTVQQAAVATLSLYSQQDALRQALLSLDAREKLRQASQHVAPPQCDYCQIIKLL from the exons ATGGACTTGTATCACGTTTTGGAGATGATAGGAGAGGGCTCGTTTGGACGAGTGTATAAAGGACGTAAAAAGTTCAGTGGCCAA GTCGTGGCACTAAAGTTTATCCCCAAGGTGGGCCGTTCTGAGAAGGAGCTGCGCAATCTCAAAAGGGAAATTGACATCATGAGGGGACTTGAACATCCGAACATTGTCCTGCTCTTAGACAGCTTTGAGACCGAAAGAGAG GTTGTTGTTGTGACAGAGTATGCAGAGGGAGAGTTGTTCCAGATCCTTGAAGATGATGGTAACTTACCAGAGAGCCAG GTCCGTGATATTGCCTGCCAGCTGGTCTCTGCCTTGTATTATTTGCATTCCCATCGGATTCTCCACCGTGACATGAAACCACAGAACATTCTGCTGGGTAAAGGAGGGGTGGTGAAGCTGTGTGATTTTGG ATTTGCTAGAGCAATGAGTGTGTCCACCCTGGTCCTGACCTCCATCAAGGGGACGCCCCTCTACATGTCCCCAGAACTGGTAGAGGAGAAGCCCTACGACCACACAGCCGACCTCTGGTCTCTGGGCTGCATCCTCTATGAGCTCCACACGGGGGCGCCACCCTTCTACACCAACTCCATCTTTCAGCTGGTCCAGCTCATAGTCAGAGACCCGGTCAAGTGGCCGGACACCATGAGCCAGACCTGCATG ACTTTCCTGAAAGGTTTGTTGACCAAAGACCCACAGAAGAGGTTGTCATGGCCACACATCCTAAAACACCCATTTGTTGCTGATGGAGTTCTAG TTCTCTCAGACCCCGTTGTGTCCAGCCCGCTGACAGTGGCCGCCAGCCCAGACCTGCAGGTGCTGAAACTCCAGCAGGCAGTACAGAAAGCAGCGCCACATGGTGGAGAGGGGAGGTTACTGCGCAAGGCCAGGGAACAGAGGGACAAGAGGaacagacag GTGGGAAACGGAAAGACTGAATCATCTAGTCGGGCACTTTCAAGGACAGCCCCTGTAGTGAAGCCCCTGTCCAAAGACAGCCTGGTGGCTCCCTCAGATGGTTTGGATCAAGATCTGTCACAATTAACCGCCAATCTGAGCCTTACCCCAAAACAGTCTGCCATTGAGATTTCCACTAACAG GGGTCAGATCAGCCGGGACTACGAACAGGGGTTCCCCTCTGTGGATGTTGGGCCCCGAAAGGCCCTGAGGCGACCTGAGACTCAGGAGCGGGGCCAGGTCAGGACCAGCCTGAGTGCTGTGAGGCTCCACAGCCAG GAtgttgacagtgatgaggagtggGAGAGGTTGATCCAGCAGACCTCCGTTTCCAGCGGCCAAACCATTCAAATCATACCTCGATTGAAAGAGAAGTTGCTGACATCCAAAACCTTG CTATTGGATGGTATCCTGGAGGGGGCATGTCAGATCCGTCAGCCACTGAAGGTCCTGTCCAACCTGATCTTGACCTCCGACTCAGAGGACTCCCATCGACTTAGACAGGAAGTTGGACTACCTCATTTCCTGTTCAACCTAGTCCAGGATATTGTGGAGAATCCAGTGGTCGTTAAG CAACCATGGAGTGTGACAGTACTGGGGGAAGTTATTGTTCTACTCTTGAACTATTGGGAGAGGCACCGTGACTGGCAACAAGCAGAGAACAG ACTGGAAGATTACGCCATGCCCTTTTTCAAGATTCTTCTTCGGCCTGACCCTAACCCATTGGCA CCTCTGGCTGCAGCCATTCTGGCCATATTCAGCCAGTGTGGAGTCTCTGTGGTTGTTAGCATGGACAGGATCACTGCCCAGCTCAACAAGCTTCTCTCAGACTCCGATGAG CCACGCGTCCCGTTACCATCAGGCTGGGGGTTCTGTGATGGCTTCTTGTCATTGGTTCTCCACACCCTAACTGAG CATGAAAGTCCTCCACACTCTGCTTCTTTGGATCCAAGCATTCTGCGCCTCCTGTGGGTGAAAGTTGGTACTTCACTGGAGAAAACATCAGCCAGAACAAAGTTCTGCTCCTCAAATG GACTGTATGTGTTCCTGTCCCTCGCCCTTTTTGTCCTTACCAGGGACCCATACTGCTGTGTTCCCCTGTTCTCAGACAGCGACACAAACTGCATACTCACCCTGGGCCACCTGCTCACCACTGATTG TCTTTCCAGGCCGTCTGACGAGACTCACGGCCAGCTTTGGGGTTGTGACTCCAGTGTGAACAGCCTATCAATGTTGAGCTGCCACCTGCTGTGTTTCCCCTTTGCCCTGGACCTGTCCTCAGAGACCATGGACAGACTACTCCAGCTGTACCACAGCGCTGGCATTGTCTCTGGCCTGCTGCAG GTTATCCAGTCCGTTCCTCCGTCTCTCCTggaactgcctctctctctgctatgtcGCCTACTGCTGTGTGACCCCGGCCGCTCTGTCCCCTGCTTCACAGCCGCCGCCAGGGCCCAAGGCTTCTTCTCTCCACCCAGCAGTGACCCCAAGGAGGATAGAAGAGACCAGGCCCCAGCCTCCAGGGTCAGGGACCAGGCTGGGCACCCAGTGTCTGTATCTAGGACTGCCAGCTCCCTTCTCTCTGACCTGCTAAAGCCTGAAAGTGAAGCCCTGTGGGGGTCGGCCGTGGAGCTCTTCACCCTACTATCCCAGGTTGCCCGCTGCTCCCCCAGGTCCCGACCCTCCACCCCTCATCTCTACCTGGAGCCTGCTCCCCTGCACCAGGCCCTGGCTCACCCAGACGACAGGGTCAGAGCTGCTGCCTGTAGCCTGCTAGGTAACCTGGACCCGTTTACACCTCATACTCCTCCCTCCACCAGTGACCCACAATGGACCCGGCTGCAACCCGCCATCCTCAGAGACATAATTGGCTGTCTCCACGACCCCTCCACGTCCGTACGGAGGATGGCCTGCAAGGCCGTGGGCAATTGGCTGGGGCTTATTGGAAAGGCAGAGTTTAGAACACGGAGAGCCAATGGGAGAGAGAACAGTAGTGCCCCTATTACAGCCCGGGACAGGAAGAAGGGCAAGCCAGACAAGACTGTGTCCGCCCAGTCCCTGGTAGGAGACGGAGGAGACTCATCCACAACActcaaacagcaagtagcagACCAGGGGGATGGACGTGGATGGGTGGCGGAAGCCAATTGGGCAACAACTGAGCTACTCTCCCTCATAGCGGACCCTGATGCCCTGACGCGCCGCCACTGCTGCGCTGCCCTGGGCAACATGGCTGCTGTGGAAGGGGGTGTGGCCTCACTGCTGGAGGGAGACGTGCCCCTTCTCCTCCTACAGGCCGCCTGTACCGACTCCCAGCATACAGTCCAACAAGCAGCTGTCGCTACCCTGAGCTTATACAGCCAACAGGATGCACTACGACAG GCTCTGCTGTCCCTTGATGCACGTGAGAAACTTCGTCAGGCTTCACAGCATGTCGCACCTCCACAGTGTGACTACTGTCAGATCATCAAGCTGCTATGA
- the stk36 gene encoding serine/threonine-protein kinase 36 isoform X2 yields the protein MDLYHVLEMIGEGSFGRVYKGRKKFSGQVVALKFIPKVGRSEKELRNLKREIDIMRGLEHPNIVLLLDSFETEREVVVVTEYAEGELFQILEDDGNLPESQVRDIACQLVSALYYLHSHRILHRDMKPQNILLGKGGVVKLCDFGFARAMSVSTLVLTSIKGTPLYMSPELVEEKPYDHTADLWSLGCILYELHTGAPPFYTNSIFQLVQLIVRDPVKWPDTMSQTCMTFLKGLLTKDPQKRLSWPHILKHPFVADGVLVLSDPVVSSPLTVAASPDLQVLKLQQAVQKAAPHGGEGRLLRKAREQRDKRNRQVGNGKTESSSRALSRTAPVVKPLSKDSLVAPSDGLDQDLSQLTANLSLTPKQSAIEISTNSRGQISRDYEQGFPSVDVGPRKALRRPETQERGQVRTSLSAVRLHSQDVDSDEEWERLIQQTSVSSGQTIQIIPRLKEKLLTSKTLLLDGILEGACQIRQPLKVLSNLILTSDSEDSHRLRQEVGLPHFLFNLVQDIVENPVVVKQPWSVTVLGEVIVLLLNYWERHRDWQQAENRLEDYAMPFFKILLRPDPNPLAPLAAAILAIFSQCGVSVVVSMDRITAQLNKLLSDSDEPRVPLPSGWGFCDGFLSLVLHTLTEHESPPHSASLDPSILRLLWVKVGTSLEKTSARTKFCSSNGLYVFLSLALFVLTRDPYCCVPLFSDSDTNCILTLGHLLTTDCLSRPSDETHGQLWGCDSSVNSLSMLSCHLLCFPFALDLSSETMDRLLQLYHSAGIVSGLLQVIQSVPPSLLELPLSLLCRLLLCDPGRSVPCFTAAARAQGFFSPPSSDPKEDRRDQAPASRVRDQAGHPVSVSRTASSLLSDLLKPESEALWGSAVELFTLLSQVARCSPRSRPSTPHLYLEPAPLHQALAHPDDRVRAAACSLLGNLDPFTPHTPPSTSDPQWTRLQPAILRDIIGCLHDPSTSVRRMACKAVGNWLGLIGKAEFRTRRANGRENSSAPITARDRKKGKPDKTVSAQSLVGDGGDSSTTLKQQVADQGDGRGWVAEANWATTELLSLIADPDALTRRHCCAALGNMAAVEGGVASLLEGDVPLLLLQAACTDSQHTVQQAAVATLSLYSQQDALRQALLSLDAREKLRQASQHVAPPQCDYCQIIKLL from the exons ATGGACTTGTATCACGTTTTGGAGATGATAGGAGAGGGCTCGTTTGGACGAGTGTATAAAGGACGTAAAAAGTTCAGTGGCCAA GTCGTGGCACTAAAGTTTATCCCCAAGGTGGGCCGTTCTGAGAAGGAGCTGCGCAATCTCAAAAGGGAAATTGACATCATGAGGGGACTTGAACATCCGAACATTGTCCTGCTCTTAGACAGCTTTGAGACCGAAAGAGAG GTTGTTGTTGTGACAGAGTATGCAGAGGGAGAGTTGTTCCAGATCCTTGAAGATGATGGTAACTTACCAGAGAGCCAG GTCCGTGATATTGCCTGCCAGCTGGTCTCTGCCTTGTATTATTTGCATTCCCATCGGATTCTCCACCGTGACATGAAACCACAGAACATTCTGCTGGGTAAAGGAGGGGTGGTGAAGCTGTGTGATTTTGG ATTTGCTAGAGCAATGAGTGTGTCCACCCTGGTCCTGACCTCCATCAAGGGGACGCCCCTCTACATGTCCCCAGAACTGGTAGAGGAGAAGCCCTACGACCACACAGCCGACCTCTGGTCTCTGGGCTGCATCCTCTATGAGCTCCACACGGGGGCGCCACCCTTCTACACCAACTCCATCTTTCAGCTGGTCCAGCTCATAGTCAGAGACCCGGTCAAGTGGCCGGACACCATGAGCCAGACCTGCATG ACTTTCCTGAAAGGTTTGTTGACCAAAGACCCACAGAAGAGGTTGTCATGGCCACACATCCTAAAACACCCATTTGTTGCTGATGGAGTTCTAG TTCTCTCAGACCCCGTTGTGTCCAGCCCGCTGACAGTGGCCGCCAGCCCAGACCTGCAGGTGCTGAAACTCCAGCAGGCAGTACAGAAAGCAGCGCCACATGGTGGAGAGGGGAGGTTACTGCGCAAGGCCAGGGAACAGAGGGACAAGAGGaacagacag GTGGGAAACGGAAAGACTGAATCATCTAGTCGGGCACTTTCAAGGACAGCCCCTGTAGTGAAGCCCCTGTCCAAAGACAGCCTGGTGGCTCCCTCAGATGGTTTGGATCAAGATCTGTCACAATTAACCGCCAATCTGAGCCTTACCCCAAAACAGTCTGCCATTGAGATTTCCACTAACAG CAGGGGTCAGATCAGCCGGGACTACGAACAGGGGTTCCCCTCTGTGGATGTTGGGCCCCGAAAGGCCCTGAGGCGACCTGAGACTCAGGAGCGGGGCCAGGTCAGGACCAGCCTGAGTGCTGTGAGGCTCCACAGCCAG GAtgttgacagtgatgaggagtggGAGAGGTTGATCCAGCAGACCTCCGTTTCCAGCGGCCAAACCATTCAAATCATACCTCGATTGAAAGAGAAGTTGCTGACATCCAAAACCTTG CTATTGGATGGTATCCTGGAGGGGGCATGTCAGATCCGTCAGCCACTGAAGGTCCTGTCCAACCTGATCTTGACCTCCGACTCAGAGGACTCCCATCGACTTAGACAGGAAGTTGGACTACCTCATTTCCTGTTCAACCTAGTCCAGGATATTGTGGAGAATCCAGTGGTCGTTAAG CAACCATGGAGTGTGACAGTACTGGGGGAAGTTATTGTTCTACTCTTGAACTATTGGGAGAGGCACCGTGACTGGCAACAAGCAGAGAACAG ACTGGAAGATTACGCCATGCCCTTTTTCAAGATTCTTCTTCGGCCTGACCCTAACCCATTGGCA CCTCTGGCTGCAGCCATTCTGGCCATATTCAGCCAGTGTGGAGTCTCTGTGGTTGTTAGCATGGACAGGATCACTGCCCAGCTCAACAAGCTTCTCTCAGACTCCGATGAG CCACGCGTCCCGTTACCATCAGGCTGGGGGTTCTGTGATGGCTTCTTGTCATTGGTTCTCCACACCCTAACTGAG CATGAAAGTCCTCCACACTCTGCTTCTTTGGATCCAAGCATTCTGCGCCTCCTGTGGGTGAAAGTTGGTACTTCACTGGAGAAAACATCAGCCAGAACAAAGTTCTGCTCCTCAAATG GACTGTATGTGTTCCTGTCCCTCGCCCTTTTTGTCCTTACCAGGGACCCATACTGCTGTGTTCCCCTGTTCTCAGACAGCGACACAAACTGCATACTCACCCTGGGCCACCTGCTCACCACTGATTG TCTTTCCAGGCCGTCTGACGAGACTCACGGCCAGCTTTGGGGTTGTGACTCCAGTGTGAACAGCCTATCAATGTTGAGCTGCCACCTGCTGTGTTTCCCCTTTGCCCTGGACCTGTCCTCAGAGACCATGGACAGACTACTCCAGCTGTACCACAGCGCTGGCATTGTCTCTGGCCTGCTGCAG GTTATCCAGTCCGTTCCTCCGTCTCTCCTggaactgcctctctctctgctatgtcGCCTACTGCTGTGTGACCCCGGCCGCTCTGTCCCCTGCTTCACAGCCGCCGCCAGGGCCCAAGGCTTCTTCTCTCCACCCAGCAGTGACCCCAAGGAGGATAGAAGAGACCAGGCCCCAGCCTCCAGGGTCAGGGACCAGGCTGGGCACCCAGTGTCTGTATCTAGGACTGCCAGCTCCCTTCTCTCTGACCTGCTAAAGCCTGAAAGTGAAGCCCTGTGGGGGTCGGCCGTGGAGCTCTTCACCCTACTATCCCAGGTTGCCCGCTGCTCCCCCAGGTCCCGACCCTCCACCCCTCATCTCTACCTGGAGCCTGCTCCCCTGCACCAGGCCCTGGCTCACCCAGACGACAGGGTCAGAGCTGCTGCCTGTAGCCTGCTAGGTAACCTGGACCCGTTTACACCTCATACTCCTCCCTCCACCAGTGACCCACAATGGACCCGGCTGCAACCCGCCATCCTCAGAGACATAATTGGCTGTCTCCACGACCCCTCCACGTCCGTACGGAGGATGGCCTGCAAGGCCGTGGGCAATTGGCTGGGGCTTATTGGAAAGGCAGAGTTTAGAACACGGAGAGCCAATGGGAGAGAGAACAGTAGTGCCCCTATTACAGCCCGGGACAGGAAGAAGGGCAAGCCAGACAAGACTGTGTCCGCCCAGTCCCTGGTAGGAGACGGAGGAGACTCATCCACAACActcaaacagcaagtagcagACCAGGGGGATGGACGTGGATGGGTGGCGGAAGCCAATTGGGCAACAACTGAGCTACTCTCCCTCATAGCGGACCCTGATGCCCTGACGCGCCGCCACTGCTGCGCTGCCCTGGGCAACATGGCTGCTGTGGAAGGGGGTGTGGCCTCACTGCTGGAGGGAGACGTGCCCCTTCTCCTCCTACAGGCCGCCTGTACCGACTCCCAGCATACAGTCCAACAAGCAGCTGTCGCTACCCTGAGCTTATACAGCCAACAGGATGCACTACGACAG GCTCTGCTGTCCCTTGATGCACGTGAGAAACTTCGTCAGGCTTCACAGCATGTCGCACCTCCACAGTGTGACTACTGTCAGATCATCAAGCTGCTATGA
- the stk36 gene encoding serine/threonine-protein kinase 36 isoform X1 yields the protein MDLYHVLEMIGEGSFGRVYKGRKKFSGQVVALKFIPKVGRSEKELRNLKREIDIMRGLEHPNIVLLLDSFETEREVVVVTEYAEGELFQILEDDGNLPESQVRDIACQLVSALYYLHSHRILHRDMKPQNILLGKGGVVKLCDFGFARAMSVSTLVLTSIKGTPLYMSPELVEEKPYDHTADLWSLGCILYELHTGAPPFYTNSIFQLVQLIVRDPVKWPDTMSQTCMTFLKGLLTKDPQKRLSWPHILKHPFVADGVLVLSDPVVSSPLTVAASPDLQVLKLQQAVQKAAPHGGEGRLLRKAREQRDKRNRQVGNGKTESSSRALSRTAPVVKPLSKDSLVAPSDGLDQDLSQLTANLSLTPKQSAIEISTNRGFPRVLSRGQISRDYEQGFPSVDVGPRKALRRPETQERGQVRTSLSAVRLHSQDVDSDEEWERLIQQTSVSSGQTIQIIPRLKEKLLTSKTLLLDGILEGACQIRQPLKVLSNLILTSDSEDSHRLRQEVGLPHFLFNLVQDIVENPVVVKQPWSVTVLGEVIVLLLNYWERHRDWQQAENRLEDYAMPFFKILLRPDPNPLAPLAAAILAIFSQCGVSVVVSMDRITAQLNKLLSDSDEPRVPLPSGWGFCDGFLSLVLHTLTEHESPPHSASLDPSILRLLWVKVGTSLEKTSARTKFCSSNGLYVFLSLALFVLTRDPYCCVPLFSDSDTNCILTLGHLLTTDCLSRPSDETHGQLWGCDSSVNSLSMLSCHLLCFPFALDLSSETMDRLLQLYHSAGIVSGLLQVIQSVPPSLLELPLSLLCRLLLCDPGRSVPCFTAAARAQGFFSPPSSDPKEDRRDQAPASRVRDQAGHPVSVSRTASSLLSDLLKPESEALWGSAVELFTLLSQVARCSPRSRPSTPHLYLEPAPLHQALAHPDDRVRAAACSLLGNLDPFTPHTPPSTSDPQWTRLQPAILRDIIGCLHDPSTSVRRMACKAVGNWLGLIGKAEFRTRRANGRENSSAPITARDRKKGKPDKTVSAQSLVGDGGDSSTTLKQQVADQGDGRGWVAEANWATTELLSLIADPDALTRRHCCAALGNMAAVEGGVASLLEGDVPLLLLQAACTDSQHTVQQAAVATLSLYSQQDALRQALLSLDAREKLRQASQHVAPPQCDYCQIIKLL from the exons ATGGACTTGTATCACGTTTTGGAGATGATAGGAGAGGGCTCGTTTGGACGAGTGTATAAAGGACGTAAAAAGTTCAGTGGCCAA GTCGTGGCACTAAAGTTTATCCCCAAGGTGGGCCGTTCTGAGAAGGAGCTGCGCAATCTCAAAAGGGAAATTGACATCATGAGGGGACTTGAACATCCGAACATTGTCCTGCTCTTAGACAGCTTTGAGACCGAAAGAGAG GTTGTTGTTGTGACAGAGTATGCAGAGGGAGAGTTGTTCCAGATCCTTGAAGATGATGGTAACTTACCAGAGAGCCAG GTCCGTGATATTGCCTGCCAGCTGGTCTCTGCCTTGTATTATTTGCATTCCCATCGGATTCTCCACCGTGACATGAAACCACAGAACATTCTGCTGGGTAAAGGAGGGGTGGTGAAGCTGTGTGATTTTGG ATTTGCTAGAGCAATGAGTGTGTCCACCCTGGTCCTGACCTCCATCAAGGGGACGCCCCTCTACATGTCCCCAGAACTGGTAGAGGAGAAGCCCTACGACCACACAGCCGACCTCTGGTCTCTGGGCTGCATCCTCTATGAGCTCCACACGGGGGCGCCACCCTTCTACACCAACTCCATCTTTCAGCTGGTCCAGCTCATAGTCAGAGACCCGGTCAAGTGGCCGGACACCATGAGCCAGACCTGCATG ACTTTCCTGAAAGGTTTGTTGACCAAAGACCCACAGAAGAGGTTGTCATGGCCACACATCCTAAAACACCCATTTGTTGCTGATGGAGTTCTAG TTCTCTCAGACCCCGTTGTGTCCAGCCCGCTGACAGTGGCCGCCAGCCCAGACCTGCAGGTGCTGAAACTCCAGCAGGCAGTACAGAAAGCAGCGCCACATGGTGGAGAGGGGAGGTTACTGCGCAAGGCCAGGGAACAGAGGGACAAGAGGaacagacag GTGGGAAACGGAAAGACTGAATCATCTAGTCGGGCACTTTCAAGGACAGCCCCTGTAGTGAAGCCCCTGTCCAAAGACAGCCTGGTGGCTCCCTCAGATGGTTTGGATCAAGATCTGTCACAATTAACCGCCAATCTGAGCCTTACCCCAAAACAGTCTGCCATTGAGATTTCCACTAACAG GGGTTTCCCCCGTGTCCTCAGCAGGGGTCAGATCAGCCGGGACTACGAACAGGGGTTCCCCTCTGTGGATGTTGGGCCCCGAAAGGCCCTGAGGCGACCTGAGACTCAGGAGCGGGGCCAGGTCAGGACCAGCCTGAGTGCTGTGAGGCTCCACAGCCAG GAtgttgacagtgatgaggagtggGAGAGGTTGATCCAGCAGACCTCCGTTTCCAGCGGCCAAACCATTCAAATCATACCTCGATTGAAAGAGAAGTTGCTGACATCCAAAACCTTG CTATTGGATGGTATCCTGGAGGGGGCATGTCAGATCCGTCAGCCACTGAAGGTCCTGTCCAACCTGATCTTGACCTCCGACTCAGAGGACTCCCATCGACTTAGACAGGAAGTTGGACTACCTCATTTCCTGTTCAACCTAGTCCAGGATATTGTGGAGAATCCAGTGGTCGTTAAG CAACCATGGAGTGTGACAGTACTGGGGGAAGTTATTGTTCTACTCTTGAACTATTGGGAGAGGCACCGTGACTGGCAACAAGCAGAGAACAG ACTGGAAGATTACGCCATGCCCTTTTTCAAGATTCTTCTTCGGCCTGACCCTAACCCATTGGCA CCTCTGGCTGCAGCCATTCTGGCCATATTCAGCCAGTGTGGAGTCTCTGTGGTTGTTAGCATGGACAGGATCACTGCCCAGCTCAACAAGCTTCTCTCAGACTCCGATGAG CCACGCGTCCCGTTACCATCAGGCTGGGGGTTCTGTGATGGCTTCTTGTCATTGGTTCTCCACACCCTAACTGAG CATGAAAGTCCTCCACACTCTGCTTCTTTGGATCCAAGCATTCTGCGCCTCCTGTGGGTGAAAGTTGGTACTTCACTGGAGAAAACATCAGCCAGAACAAAGTTCTGCTCCTCAAATG GACTGTATGTGTTCCTGTCCCTCGCCCTTTTTGTCCTTACCAGGGACCCATACTGCTGTGTTCCCCTGTTCTCAGACAGCGACACAAACTGCATACTCACCCTGGGCCACCTGCTCACCACTGATTG TCTTTCCAGGCCGTCTGACGAGACTCACGGCCAGCTTTGGGGTTGTGACTCCAGTGTGAACAGCCTATCAATGTTGAGCTGCCACCTGCTGTGTTTCCCCTTTGCCCTGGACCTGTCCTCAGAGACCATGGACAGACTACTCCAGCTGTACCACAGCGCTGGCATTGTCTCTGGCCTGCTGCAG GTTATCCAGTCCGTTCCTCCGTCTCTCCTggaactgcctctctctctgctatgtcGCCTACTGCTGTGTGACCCCGGCCGCTCTGTCCCCTGCTTCACAGCCGCCGCCAGGGCCCAAGGCTTCTTCTCTCCACCCAGCAGTGACCCCAAGGAGGATAGAAGAGACCAGGCCCCAGCCTCCAGGGTCAGGGACCAGGCTGGGCACCCAGTGTCTGTATCTAGGACTGCCAGCTCCCTTCTCTCTGACCTGCTAAAGCCTGAAAGTGAAGCCCTGTGGGGGTCGGCCGTGGAGCTCTTCACCCTACTATCCCAGGTTGCCCGCTGCTCCCCCAGGTCCCGACCCTCCACCCCTCATCTCTACCTGGAGCCTGCTCCCCTGCACCAGGCCCTGGCTCACCCAGACGACAGGGTCAGAGCTGCTGCCTGTAGCCTGCTAGGTAACCTGGACCCGTTTACACCTCATACTCCTCCCTCCACCAGTGACCCACAATGGACCCGGCTGCAACCCGCCATCCTCAGAGACATAATTGGCTGTCTCCACGACCCCTCCACGTCCGTACGGAGGATGGCCTGCAAGGCCGTGGGCAATTGGCTGGGGCTTATTGGAAAGGCAGAGTTTAGAACACGGAGAGCCAATGGGAGAGAGAACAGTAGTGCCCCTATTACAGCCCGGGACAGGAAGAAGGGCAAGCCAGACAAGACTGTGTCCGCCCAGTCCCTGGTAGGAGACGGAGGAGACTCATCCACAACActcaaacagcaagtagcagACCAGGGGGATGGACGTGGATGGGTGGCGGAAGCCAATTGGGCAACAACTGAGCTACTCTCCCTCATAGCGGACCCTGATGCCCTGACGCGCCGCCACTGCTGCGCTGCCCTGGGCAACATGGCTGCTGTGGAAGGGGGTGTGGCCTCACTGCTGGAGGGAGACGTGCCCCTTCTCCTCCTACAGGCCGCCTGTACCGACTCCCAGCATACAGTCCAACAAGCAGCTGTCGCTACCCTGAGCTTATACAGCCAACAGGATGCACTACGACAG GCTCTGCTGTCCCTTGATGCACGTGAGAAACTTCGTCAGGCTTCACAGCATGTCGCACCTCCACAGTGTGACTACTGTCAGATCATCAAGCTGCTATGA